In Citrus sinensis cultivar Valencia sweet orange chromosome 2, DVS_A1.0, whole genome shotgun sequence, a single genomic region encodes these proteins:
- the LOC102613118 gene encoding agamous-like MADS-box protein AGL28, with product MYIYLSLLGISNLPPPPRLSRMAAKAESSRSLPPSWVSSTVIMPKKKPKGTGRKKIEIKRIENNSSRKVAFSKRRKGMFKKASELCRLCDAEIAIIVFSPKGRLYSFGDHVIDKFIEDEIVSDIHSSSSSSKEAIKENDCVTELTGEEKSEEEDMHKEQTELEFWWEQSIEDLNMEELEKYKSCLEELRSNVAMKVEEMVMRRTCEKDFLGIRDKA from the coding sequence atgtatatctATCTCTCATTACTTGGGATCTCGAATCTCCCTCCTCCTCCTCGTTTGTCTCGAATGGCAGCAAAAGCAGAGTCCTCTCGTTCTTTACCTCCTTCGTGGGTCTCCTCCACTGTTATTATGCCAAAGAAAAAACCCAAAGGAACAGGCCGCAAGAAGATCGAGATAAAAAGGATAGAAAATAACTCTAGCCGTAAAGTTGCGTTCTCCAAGCGCCGTAAGGGCATGTTTAAAAAGGCCAGTGAACTCTGCCGGTTATGTGACGCTGAGATTGCTATAATTGTCTTCTCCCCCAAGGGCAGGCTCTATAGTTTTGGCGATCATGTTATCGATAAGTTTATCGAGGACGAAATAGTTTCAGATATtcactcttcttcttcttcttcaaaggAAGCGATAAAAGAAAACGACTGCGTTACGGAGTTGACGGGCGAAGAGAAATCCGAAGAGGAAGACATGCACAAAGAACAAACAGAATTGGAGTTTTGGTGGGAACAGTCGATAGAGGATTTGAATATGGAAGAGCTTGAGAAATATAAATCTTGTTTGGAGGAATTGAGAAGCAATGTTGCCATGAAAGTAGAGGAGATGGTCATGCGCAGGACTTGCGAGAAGGACTTTTTGGGTATAAGAGATAAGGCCTGA